The Cryptococcus depauperatus CBS 7841 chromosome 7, complete sequence genome window below encodes:
- a CDS encoding 40S ribosomal protein S5, translating to MAALPSEVQAVANEGTVKLFGKWEAEGVEVKDISLQDYINVNHAVYVPHTAGRYAKKQFAKGRMPIVERLVNALMMNGRNNGKKIMAVRIVQHAFEIIHLVTEQNPIQVLVDAIINTGPREDSTRIGSQGTVRRQAVDVSPLRRVNQAISLLTIGTRESAFHNSKSVSECLADELVNAAKGSSNSYAIKKKDELERVAKSNR from the exons ATGGCAGCTCTTCCTAGCGAGGTTCAGGCGGTTGCGAACGAGGGTACTGTCAAGCTTTTTGGCAAGTGGGAGGCTGAGGG TGTCGAGGTTAAGGACATCTCTCTCCAGGACTACATCAATGTCAACCACGCTGTTTATGTTC CCCATACCGCTGGACGATATGCTAAGAAGCAGTTCGCTAAGGGCCGTATGCCCATAGTTGAGCGTCTTGTCAATGC TCTTATGATGAATGGCCGAAACAATGGTAAAAAGATCATGGCCGTCCGAATCGTCCAACACGCTTTTGAGATTATTCACCTTGTTACTGAGCAAAACCCAATCCAGGTTCTCG TTGatgccatcatcaacactGGTCCCCGGGAAGACTCCACTCGAATTGGTTCCCAAGGTACCGTCCGTCGACAGGCCGTTGATGTCTCTCCTTTGAGGCGTGTCAACCAAGCTATCTCTCTCCTGACTATTGGC ACTCGAGAGTCTGCCTTCCACAACTCCAAGTCCGTTTCTGAATGTCTTGCTGACGAGCTCGTCAACGCCGCCAAAGgctcttccaactcttaCGCcatcaaaaagaaggacGAGCTTGAGCGTGTCGCCAAGTCTAACCGATAA
- a CDS encoding transaldolase: MPSALESLKASGTTVVADTGDFESIAQFQPQDATTNPSLILAAVKLPAYAKLIGPAVEYAKSKGGNLEVQAENAMDRLLVEFGSEILKLIPGRVSTEVDAKFSFDTKATINKAHQIIALYEERGISKDRVLIKIASTYEGILAAKQLESEGIHCNLTLLFGFGQAVACAEAGVTLISPFVGRILDWHKKANPDASYAGETDPGVQSVRKIFNYYKQHGYKTIVMGASFRNTGEIAALAGCDFLTISPKLLEELAKSNEALSKKLDATSTGESIPKTTYLNDEAQFRWALFEDTMAFDKLHEGIRGFAKDGATLKEMLKAKLRA, translated from the exons ATGCCTTCCGCCCTTGAATCTCTCAAAGC TTCTGGCACTACCGTTGTCGCTGACACTGGTGACTTTGAATCCATTGCCCAATTCCAGCCTCAAGATGCCACCACCAACCCTTCTCTCAT CCTTGCTGCCGTCAAGCTTCCTGCCTACGCCAAATTGATTGGTCCTGCTGTGGAGTATGCCAAGTCCAAGGGAGG TAATCTCGAAGTTCAGGCAGAAAATGCCATGGACCGTCTTCTCGTTGAGTTTGGTTCTGAAATCCTCAAGCTCATTCCAGGTCGAGTTTCTACCGAGGTTGATGCAAAGTTCTCTTTTGACACCA AGGCCACCATCAACAAGGCTCACCAGATCATTGCTCTCTATGAGGAGCGTGGGATTTCCAAAGACCGAGTTCTCATCAAGATTGCCTCCACCTACGAAGGCATTCTTGCTGCCAAGCAGCTTGAGTCTGAGGGTATCCACTGCAACCTTACCCTTCTTTTTGGTTTCGGCCAGGCCGTCGCTTGTGCTGAGGCTGGTGTCACATTGATTTCTCCCTTTGTCGGTCGAATTCTTGACTGGCACAAGAAGGCCAACCCAGATGCCAGCTACGCGGGTGAGACTGATCCTGGAGTTCAGTCTGTTCGAAAGATCTTCAA CTACTACAAACAACATGGTTACAAGACCATTGTCATGGGTGCCTCATTCCGAAATACTGGCGAAATTGCTGCTCTAGCCGGATGTGATTTCCTTACCATTTCTCCCAAACttcttgaagagcttgccAAGTCTAATGAGGCTCTTTCTAAGAAGCTCGACGCTACCTCCACTGGAGAGTCTATTCCCAAGACTACTTACCTCAACGACGAGGCCCAATTTAGGTGGGCATTGTTTGAGGACACCATGGCCTTTGACAAGCTCCATGAGGGCATCCGAGGCTTTGCCAAGGACGGTGCTACTTTGAAGGAAATGTTGAAGGCTAAACTTAGGGCATAA